The Chloroflexota bacterium genome segment ACCTCGGGGTCATGTTCCTTTTCCAGACAAGACTGTAGCAACAGGCGGGCATGGGCAGTGCCGATCTTTCCCAGCGCCCAGGCAGCGTGGCTGCGGATCAACGATTCGCTATCCTCCATAGCCTGTGAAAGGCCCGGGATGGCCGCTGGGTCAGCCCAGTTTCCCAGGGCTACGCAGACGTTGCGCAGTAGCCCGCGGCGTTTGGCTCGTTTGATCGGCGATTTGCGAAAACGTTGCCGAAAACCCTTCTCGTCCAACGCCAGCAGGTCCAGAAGTTTGGGTGCAGCGACCTCTGCCAACTCTCCTGTTCGCGGGAGTTGCCTTCGAGTGGCGTAACGCCGGTTCCATGGGCAGATTGTCTGGCACAGGTCACAACCGAAGACCCAGTTGGCGAGCAGAGGCCGAAGTTCCAAAGGGATTGCTTCGCGATTCTCGATCGTCAGATAACTGATGCAGCGTCGTGAGTCCAGGATGAAGGGCTCTGGGAATGCCCCGGTGGGACAGATGTTCAGGCACCGGGTGCATTGACCACAGGTGCCCTCATGTGAATGCGAGACCGGGACGGGTTCTGAAGCAGTCCAGGAGCCGTAGGCCAGTTTTTCGGGAACCAGGAGTTCAGCCAGGAAAAACCAGGATCCTGCACCAGGTACGATCAGACAGGTGTTTTTCCCGCCAAAACCCAGGCCAGCGCGGGATGCCCAACTGCGCTCGAGGATGGGGCTTGTGTCGACGCAGGCCCGTCCCATGTCTGTGCGACCGGAAGCTTCTCTCAGGGCGGTATCCAGATCAAACAACCGGCGCTTGAGAGTGTCATGGTAATCGGCCGACCATGCGTAGCTGGCGATCAGTCCTCGCGACCGATCATTGCGCAGTTCCGAAGGCAGGTTGCCCGAAAAGTAGTTGGCGCCGAGCACCACGATGGAGCGCGCCTCCGGCAGCAAGTGCCTGGGATCGGCTCTTTCAGCAGCCCGCCCAGGCAAATAGCTCATTTCTGCGGCGTGTCCATCCTCGATCCATCGCATAAATAGGTCGAAATCGGGACTTGGGCCGACCGGTGCCACGGCGACAACCTCGAATCCCAGTTCGAAAGCCTTGGATCGAACAACTGCTGTCAATCGGCCGGGATTCACCGTCTCTTTCTCCATGCTACCTGCATATATTTTCCGCCGCCAGTCTGGCTGTTGTTTCGCATGGTCTCTGGCAAATCGTCTCATGGCCCTTTGCCGCGCGTCTGGTGTCCTGTTGCCAGGCTATGATGCCAGAAGCAAGAGGGCTTGTCAAGGTGTGGAATTGAAAAAAGCCGCCGAAAACGCGGCGGCTTGAGCGTATGGTTTCAAATGGGTGGTCCTATTTTGGCGTGGATGTAAACAGTTTCTCGAGTTCGTCGAGAGTGGCTTTGTCGATGCGCTTGACTTTGGCACGCTGTCGCATCAGTGCCTTGAGACCCTTGGGCACAACCACGGGAATATCGGGATTGTTCAGATCCAGATTGACTTTTGGATTGATGAAGAGGGCAACCGGTTGAACTTCTTCGTCCAGGTCGGGCATATGGGTTTCCAGGTAATCCTGCATCTTGCGTGCTTCTTCCTGGGCCTCGACGGTGGGATTGCCCAGGCCTTCCCTGCCAAAAGCAGTCAAAAAACGACTAATAGAGAAGGGTTGCTTCCAGCGACTACCTGTATTACTGATCTCGCCGCCCTGGTCCCGCACAGCAAAGGTATAGAGTCCGCTTGGGCCGGCGAACACATAGGAAGCGGGTAACATCCAGCTGTAAAGCATATAGCGGTCGTCGAACCCCTTGAGTTCCTTTGCAAGGATTTCATCAGGGCGAGGACTGCGGCCAAAACGGCGAACGTTGTAGCTACCAACATTGGCCGCGATAAACCCGATCAGAAGGCATCCGATGGAACCCATCATCCAGAATAGGTAGTTGGGGTCAGTGGGTTCCGTTCGAAACGAGATTACCATTCCGATGGCAAGGACGCCAAGACCGGCCCAACTGGCAATCTGACCGATCTTGGCGCGGCGTTGTACGTGTTGTTCGTTGACGAGGGCGCGCATAGTGTTTCCTGAGTGTGTGAGTAAGATGGTTTCTACAGATGTGTAGATGCTGCGCTTATGGCAGATACTTGCCGACGATCAGACAGGCATTCTGTCCGCCGAGCCCAAAGCTGTTGGAAAGAGCCGCCTTGATCTCTGTCTTGCGGGCAACCGCGGGCACATAGTCAAGATCGCATTCAGGATCGGGATTCTCGTAGTTGACTGTCGGGTGAACGACGTCATGGAAAACCGAGAAGATGCAGGCCATGGCTTCGATCGCGCCTGCGCCCCCGAAGCAGTGACCGATCATTGACTTGGTGGAACTGACCGGGATATCGTAGGCCTGCTCACCGAAGACCTCCTTGATTACCAGCGTTTCGTGGGCATCGCCGAGGGGGGTGCCGGCGGCATGGGCATTGATATAACTGATGTCGTCGATCGAGAGGCCTGCATCGCTAAGGGCTCCCCGCATTGCCAGGGCGCCACCGCTCCCTGTTGGATCGGGCTGAGCGGCATGATAGGAATCTGCTGACTGACCCCATCCCAACACCTCTGCGTAGATACGGGCACCGCGTGCCAGTGCGTTTTCCAGGCTTTCGAGAACGAGGATAGCCGTACCCTCACCGATGACGAAACCGTCACGCTCGGCGTCAAAGGGCCGGCTGGCACGGGTCGGTTCATCGTTGCGGGTGGTCGTAGCCCGCAAGGCCTCAAACCCGCCGTAGAAGACATCACTAACCATAGCCTCGACACCGCCAGCCAACATGATGTCGGCCGTGCCCCTGCGGATTTCCTCCAATGCAATGCCGATAGACTGGGTGCCTGCAGCGCAGGCCGTCACAACGGTGTTCAGTGGTCCTCTAAACCCAAAGGCGTTGCTGATGTGGAAAGAAGCAATGTTGGGAAGCCCATTGATGGTTTCCATGGGGCGGCCACGTAATTTCTTTTTCCCTGCCGAGCGTTTGATCGCGGCAACGAATATGTCCATGCCACCTACGCCCGTTCCCATGGTGACGCCGGCTCGATCGCCATCAATATCATCCGGTTTGAGGCCCGCATCTTCCAAAGCTTCATAGGCCGCGACAACGGAGACCTGAGAACAGCGGGCCATCCGCCGCGCTTCCTTGTGGGGAATGCGGATTGACGGGTCGAATTCCTTGATCTCCGCACCAATACGACTTGCGTACGGGCTGACGTCGAATTGGGTCACAGGCCCGATGCCCGATTTTCCCTCGATCAGGGCTTCCCACGTCTCCTGAGCAGTGTTGCCTACTGGAGTAACGGCGCCCATACCGGTAACGACCACCCGTCGACGAGTTTGCTGTTCTTCGGCTGCCAATGCACCAAGGGCAGCCATGATTGCCTCATCGCTTGGAGGCGGCGCCTCGTCGGGCACGGTGCCGTTCATCGACAGCAGTTCATTTGCCAGTGCCTGCCGAACGTTCTCTGGCAATCTCTTCAATACATCGCGTACGCTAGTCATGAATGTCCTTTTCTTTGAACCAACAGCTTGCAGTGTAATAACAATGGCTACTATTCAGATTATTTCGACTCCGGTTGTGTTTCCAGGCCTTCTCTAATCTTGGCAACGACCTCCGCCTGGACCGCGTCGCGCGCAACCTTGATCGCACTGCGCACCGCCCTGGCATTGGACCGGCCATGACCGATGATACAGATATTGTTGAGACCGAGCAGCACACCACCACCGATTTCAGCGTAATCCAGTTTTGCTCCCACTGCTTGCAGCGAGGGCCGCATTAAGAGGGCGCCGACTTTCGAAAGTGATCGACTTGTGATTTCCTCTTTGAGGGTGTCCACAATCAGCGAAGCAACACCCTCGGCCAGCTTGATGATGACGTTTCCCGTGAAGCCATCGGTGACGACGACATCGGCCACGCCCTCGGTAATATCCTTGCCTTCCACATTGCCGATGAAGTTCAGTCCTGGTGTGGCCTTGATCAAATCGAAGGCCTCGATCACCGGCCTATTACCTTTACCTTCTTCCTCGCCAATGGAGACGAGACCAACTCTGGGCTCCGGTATCGCCAGTACGTTTTCGGCGTAAATATCGCCCATTACGGCAAATTGCTGGAGATATTCCGGTCGCCAGTCGGTGTTGGCGCCGATATCAAGCAGGAAGCACTTTCCTGTCCTGGTAGGGAAGATTGTGGCCAGTGCGGGCCGGTGGATTCTTCGTCTTCCGTCGATCTTGATGCGACCGAGCTTGATCAGAGCAATTGCCAGACAGGCGCCAGTGTTGCCACAGGTTACGAACGCATCCGCTTCACCCGATGAGACGAGATCCATGCCAACGTGCATCGACGACTCAGGCTTGCTCCGCAGGACCTTGCTCGGTTTGTCATCCATATCGATCGTTTGACCGGCGTGAACGACAGGCAGGTCGAGGCCGCTGGTGTCATGCCCGGAAAGCTGCTGTCGAATGACCTCTTCTTCGCCTACCAGCACAACTGTGATATCAAATTCTCTGGCAGCTATGACAGCACCTTCAACTGTAACGTCCGGTGCATGATCTCCGCCCATGGCGTCGAGAACGATTTTCATGATTCGATTTCGTAAACCCTCAGTGCCAGCGTGCCAAGTCCGGCCAGGGCGTCCAAAACAGCCCCGATTTTCAGAACGGCTCTCGCAAGCGTTGAAAGCTGCCCCGGCATCGACTGCTTCGTACACTCATGAGTCGCGTCAATACTGCCAACAGGATTTGCCCGCTAAATGTTAGAACACGGTTGATGGCTGTAAGTTGCGTTCTGCAACGGGAAACCAGACCGAAATTTCAGTATCCACGAATCGGTGGACTCTGTCAAAAAAGCGCGTGGTACCCTGTTTGATCCGTTGGTGCGAGAACAACATCTTCCAGCCCGCGACTTTCTTGGGCTGGAAACGTATTATGAAGTAGAGATTGAACGATTATTTTCGTTTGCCAACCTTCGGCGGTGGATCTGCCACAGTCGATTACAAATGGAGTTGCTGATCACCTGGTCAGCAGGAGGTTATTTGATGCAGAAACGACTTTATCGGTCCCGGACGAACCGGGTCGTGTCCGGCGTATGTGGTGGTTTCGGAGACTACTTCAACGTGGATCCCGTGTTGATCCGCGTGATTGTCGCTGCTCTGGGATTAATGTCCTTCGGGACCATCTTGATTCTTTACCTGGCGATGGCGCTGATCGTCCCACTTGAGCCGGCACAGGCACTTTCAGAGCGACCTGAGCAGACAACCATCACTGAGGCCGGGGAAGAATCTGGCTAATTGTTAGTGGCGGAGGGGCAGGTAGACAAGGACCAGGTAGACAAGGAAACAGGGAAACAGGGAAACAGGGAAACAAGGAAACAGGGAAACAAGGAAACAGGGAAACAAGTACACAAGTACACAGGGAAACAAGGAAACAGGGAAACAAGGAAACAAGGAAACAAGTACACAGGGAAACAAGGAAACAAGGAAACAGGGAAGAAGGGAAGAAGGGAAGAAGGGAACAGGAAGGCATGGCGGGCAAGGTGGCAGGTGATCTGTGAGGAAGCAGTCCGAGGGCGGCCAGCGGGTTGAAAGAGGCTTTGAGGATTGGAAGTGTTGGCAATTGGCGCGGCGGTTGATGATCAAGTGCCATAAGATGGCCAGGACACTGCCCCAGATTGAGCGCTTTGACCTGGCGTCGACTATGCCTCACGACCCCTCCCCGGGCCGGGGGGTGGGTCCGGCCGTGCCAGTCTGCATTTTCATCGTTGCTGGTGTGCCAACGATCATGTTGACTTGTCTACTCATCTACTTGCCTACTTGTTTACTTCCTCCTCATAGGCTGTTGACGTTGGCAGCATAAGACGGTACAATGAAGCTGCAAAATCGGCCGGAGGCTTATTTTTCGCGACTGGACGATCTCTATCTCGAATTGCGCTGACGCGAAAAACGAAAAAAACAGAGTTTGAACAGGCAAGATAGCCCGATGTCACATACTCTCGTGAACCTGGCGCGCGACGCGATCCGCTATTACCTCGAAACCGGGAAGCATCTCGCTGTGGGCGACAGGCCAGGCAATGGTCCGGCTGGAGCACTGTTTGTATCGTTGCATGATACGGCGCAGCCTGGAGAAGAACAGGGTGCCCTGCGCGGTTGTCGGGGAAGCCTTCGCCCGGTGGAGGATACCCTGTTTGCCGAGGTTGTGCGACAGGCGGTCTATGCCGCTGCTGACGATCCACGAGTGACAAGCGTGTGTCTGGAGGAGGTTGACGCAATTGAGATCACCGTCTATCTCCTGGGTCCTCGCGTTCTGGTGGAGAACCTGGAAGAACTGGATCCAGCTCGTTACGGAATCCTGGTGGAAGCCGGATATCGCCGTGCGCTGCTGCTGCCGGCGATATCCGGCATCGATACCGTCTCCGATCAAGTGATGCTGACGAAACGAAAGGCGTCGATTGGGCCCGACGAGCCCGCGGAAATCTATCGATTTGAGGCCGAAATCCTGGAGTAGGATTGGCGGCCAGCCCCTCTCATGGGCGAGAGGGGATTTTTTTTGACAATTGATCTGGCGATATGTTATAATGTCATGACATTTGTTCTATCCCTGGAAAATCTCTCCACGATGACTGAAGACCAGATCTATCGCCACAGTAAACTACCTCTTTACCATCAGCTCCATGAGATTCTGCGCGGTGGCATTATGCGCGGCGACTGGTTACCGGGCGAGATGCTTCCTCCTGAATCGCAATTGATCGAGCAGTACCAGATCAGCAGGACAACGGTACGGCAGGTCTTTGATATGCTCGTCAACGAGGGACTGGTCTATCGCCAGAGAGGCCGGGGTACCTTTGTTTCCCAGCCAACCATTGAACAGAGCCAGGTCAGAATCGTCAGTTTCACCGAGGATATGCGCCAACGGGGCCTTGAGCCCGGGACCCAGGTACTGGAAGCCGGTTTGCTGCCGGCGCCCAACGACATTGCCAGGATACTCGGGGTTCCCGCCGGCAGCGAGCTGGCTCACATTCAACGTCTGCGGCTGGCCAATGACGAACCTCTCAGCATGGAAGATGCCTATCTGGTCCACCGATATTGCCCGGGGATCCTGCAACGGGACTATGCCAGCGATTCCCTGCGCCGGACCCTGGAACAGTTCTACGGAGTGCGGCTGGAGCGTGCCACACAGGTTACCAGAGCTGTGCCGGCGTCGAACTCTTTGAGCGAACACCTGGGTGTCAATCCGGGATCGGCAACGCTGTTTCTGGAGCGTGTGTCCTACGACCTGGAGCAACAACCAGTTGAATTTCTGCGGATCTACTATCGCGGCGACCGGTATTCTCTGTATAGCGAACTGCTGGGCTAGATGCCCTGTCAGAAAAGCATGAGGAGCCGGGGGAGCAGGCAAGGAGATACTCACCATATGAAGGATATCAAGGTCTCGTGTGGTATTTGGTTTCTGGGAGCAACCAGTGATCGTTTTGTCAAGCAGGGGTACCGGCCTGACATCGGAATCGAGCAACGCTTTAAGCTGGCGGCTTCAATCGACGGGATTGACGGGTTGGAAATGCACTATCCAACGGAGGTCACTGATGACAGCTACAAGGATCTGAAGATGCTGGCGAATGACCTGGGAATGGAGATTGTGCAGTTCTGTCCCCATCTTTGGGTTGACCCCAAGTTCAAGTATGGCCAGTTTACCAATTCAGATCCCCAGATCAGGCAGGATGCTCTCGATCTGGCCAAACGAACCACCGATATCGCTCAGGTCATGGAAGCGCATATCATGGTCTATTGGCCTGCACAGGATGGCTATGATTATCCCTTTCAGATCGATCATCGCCGCGCACTGGATTGGCTGGTTGAGAATCTGGCCGCCTGGTGCGACCACAATCCCGATCAGAAGATCGTTGTCGAGTACAAGGCATGGGAACCTCGCTCGCGAATCTTGCTGCCGACCATCGGTCATTGCATGACGATCGTGAACGAGATCAACCGGCCCAACTTTGGTGTCAATATCGATATGGGCCATGCCTTCATGATGAAGGAAAACCTGGCGGAATCAATCGCACTTTGCAGCCGCTACGGAAAGCTTTTTCACACCCACTGGAACGACAACTGGAAGCTCTTCGACGACGATCTTATCGTTGGCACCGTCAATCTCTGGGAAACGCTGGAGGCGCTGCTCTGGCTGGATGAATGGGGCTATGACGGTTGGTTTGGACTCGATCTGTTCCCCTACCGGGAGGATCCGGCTGAGGTTGTCTCTGAGACCATCAAGAATCTCAAGTTTGGCTACGAGCTGCTGGACCGGGTACCCCGCGAAGATCTGCTCGAGTGTATGCACACCTACGATGCCATCAGGATCTCCCAATTGATGCGACAGATGCTCGGCGGATAATACCAAGATGTCAGCATGTCAAGATGACATAATGACATCGTGACATGCTGGCATAATGACATGCTGACATAACTATGAAAATCGTAACCCTTGGTGAATTGCTGATCGATATGTTCCCGGCAGAGGTCGGATGTCGACTGGTCGAAGTGTCGGCCTTTCATCCGAAACCGGGGGGTGCTCCCGCCAACGTCGCTGTCGCGGCTCGCCGTCTGGGAGCCACTACGGCGTTCATCGGCAAGGTGGGCGACGACGCCTTCGGCCGTTTTCTGATCGATGTACTGAGGCAGCAAGGGGTCGAAACACGGGGAATGCGAATCGACGAGGAAGCGCGCACCACCATGGCCGTGATCGCCATGCCCGACGAAAACAGCGCGGAGTTCGTATTTTACCGCAATCCGGGCGCCGATCAGCGGCTTCGGCCCGACGAACTGGATCGGGACCTGTTGGCCTCGGCAAAAGCCCTGCACTTTGGCTCCCTAAGCCTGACACACGAGCCAAGCCGTGCAGCGACCCACGAGGCGGTAACGGTCGCTCGCCAGGCAGGCGCCCTGGTTTCCTATGATGTGAACTACCGGCCAAGCCTGTGGGAGTCACCCGAAAAGGCCGTCGCCCAGGCTGCAAAGATGGTACCGCGGGTGGACCTGCTAAAAGCCAATGAGACAGAGCTGGGCTTGCTGACCGACGGCCGGTGGTCGATGGTCGATGGTCGATGGTCAATTCAGGAGGCGGCAAAAACCCTCCTGGAGCGGGGCCCCTCGTTGGTGGTGGTGACACTGGGACCAGGTGGAAGCTACGTGCAAACCGCTCAGGGGGGCAGGTTCATCCCCGCCTTCCCGGTGGATACTGTGGATGCCGTTGGCTGTGGCGATGCATTCATAGCCGGTGTGCTGGTTCAGCTGACTGCCGGCGCAGACTGGCAGCAGCACCTGGAGTTGGATCAGCTGGAGTCGATTCTGAGATATGCCAGTGCGGTTGGCGCACTTACGGCAACCAAACAAGGAGTGATCCCGGCGCTGCCAACGGCCAGGCAAGTGGAAGTGTTTCTGGCCGACAGGTTGAACCAGGGGCTTTGATGGCAAGTTGTTTCATGCAACAATGATCGATGAGGAATTCTATGACTATTTCGACTTTGCAGGTCAATGACCGCCAGCGACTGAATGAACTGGCGAACAAGTTCCGCTGCACTGTGCTGGATATCACGACCCATGCAGGCTCGGGCCATCCATCCAGTTCCTTCTCCTCGGTGGAGATCTTGACAGTGCTCTATTTCGGAGGAGTGCTACGTTATCGGGCGGATGAACCCGATTGGCCCAATAGAGATCGTTTCATCTTGAGCAAGGGGCACGCCGCTCCTCTCTTTTACACCGTTCTGGCCGAAGCTGGTTATTTCGATAAACAGCTTCTCGGGACCCTTCGAACGATTGGCAGCCCTGTCGAAGGGCATCCGGTCCAGGGCAAACTTCCCGGAATCGAGAATACCAGCGGTTCCCTGGGCAAGGGAATCTCGGTTGGCATCGGGCACGCCCTCGGCGCACGGATGAACGATCTTGGGTACCGCGTCTATGTGCTTTTGGGCGACGGGGAGTGCGAGGAAGGCCAGATCTGGGAAGGTGCCATGGCGGCTGCTCATTTCAAGAACGACAATCTGGTGGCCATCGTGGATTACAACAAGTACCAGGAGACAGGCCCCATCAGCCGGGAGATGGCACTGGAGCCGTTTGCGGACAAATGGCGTTCCTTCGGCTGGTATGCCATCGAGGCGGATGGACATGATGTCGATGAACTGAGCCAGGCCTTTCGAGATGCCGGGAATGTCAAGGGAAAGCCATCGGTGATCATTGCTCACACGGTTAAAGGCAAGGGAGTCTCCTTTGTCGAGGCAGATTTCACCTATCATGGCCGGGCATTGACTGAGGATGAAGCAGTAGGAGCGCGGGAGGAACTAGA includes the following:
- a CDS encoding carbohydrate kinase, which produces MKIVTLGELLIDMFPAEVGCRLVEVSAFHPKPGGAPANVAVAARRLGATTAFIGKVGDDAFGRFLIDVLRQQGVETRGMRIDEEARTTMAVIAMPDENSAEFVFYRNPGADQRLRPDELDRDLLASAKALHFGSLSLTHEPSRAATHEAVTVARQAGALVSYDVNYRPSLWESPEKAVAQAAKMVPRVDLLKANETELGLLTDGRWSMVDGRWSIQEAAKTLLERGPSLVVVTLGPGGSYVQTAQGGRFIPAFPVDTVDAVGCGDAFIAGVLVQLTAGADWQQHLELDQLESILRYASAVGALTATKQGVIPALPTARQVEVFLADRLNQGL
- a CDS encoding GntR family transcriptional regulator, coding for MTEDQIYRHSKLPLYHQLHEILRGGIMRGDWLPGEMLPPESQLIEQYQISRTTVRQVFDMLVNEGLVYRQRGRGTFVSQPTIEQSQVRIVSFTEDMRQRGLEPGTQVLEAGLLPAPNDIARILGVPAGSELAHIQRLRLANDEPLSMEDAYLVHRYCPGILQRDYASDSLRRTLEQFYGVRLERATQVTRAVPASNSLSEHLGVNPGSATLFLERVSYDLEQQPVEFLRIYYRGDRYSLYSELLG
- a CDS encoding PspC domain-containing protein; this encodes MQKRLYRSRTNRVVSGVCGGFGDYFNVDPVLIRVIVAALGLMSFGTILILYLAMALIVPLEPAQALSERPEQTTITEAGEESG
- the queG gene encoding tRNA epoxyqueuosine(34) reductase QueG, yielding MEKETVNPGRLTAVVRSKAFELGFEVVAVAPVGPSPDFDLFMRWIEDGHAAEMSYLPGRAAERADPRHLLPEARSIVVLGANYFSGNLPSELRNDRSRGLIASYAWSADYHDTLKRRLFDLDTALREASGRTDMGRACVDTSPILERSWASRAGLGFGGKNTCLIVPGAGSWFFLAELLVPEKLAYGSWTASEPVPVSHSHEGTCGQCTRCLNICPTGAFPEPFILDSRRCISYLTIENREAIPLELRPLLANWVFGCDLCQTICPWNRRYATRRQLPRTGELAEVAAPKLLDLLALDEKGFRQRFRKSPIKRAKRRGLLRNVCVALGNWADPAAIPGLSQAMEDSESLIRSHAAWALGKIGTAHARLLLQSCLEKEHDPEVLLEITAALAMK
- a CDS encoding transketolase, giving the protein MTISTLQVNDRQRLNELANKFRCTVLDITTHAGSGHPSSSFSSVEILTVLYFGGVLRYRADEPDWPNRDRFILSKGHAAPLFYTVLAEAGYFDKQLLGTLRTIGSPVEGHPVQGKLPGIENTSGSLGKGISVGIGHALGARMNDLGYRVYVLLGDGECEEGQIWEGAMAAAHFKNDNLVAIVDYNKYQETGPISREMALEPFADKWRSFGWYAIEADGHDVDELSQAFRDAGNVKGKPSVIIAHTVKGKGVSFVEADFTYHGRALTEDEAVGAREELECR
- the plsX gene encoding phosphate acyltransferase PlsX translates to MKIVLDAMGGDHAPDVTVEGAVIAAREFDITVVLVGEEEVIRQQLSGHDTSGLDLPVVHAGQTIDMDDKPSKVLRSKPESSMHVGMDLVSSGEADAFVTCGNTGACLAIALIKLGRIKIDGRRRIHRPALATIFPTRTGKCFLLDIGANTDWRPEYLQQFAVMGDIYAENVLAIPEPRVGLVSIGEEEGKGNRPVIEAFDLIKATPGLNFIGNVEGKDITEGVADVVVTDGFTGNVIIKLAEGVASLIVDTLKEEITSRSLSKVGALLMRPSLQAVGAKLDYAEIGGGVLLGLNNICIIGHGRSNARAVRSAIKVARDAVQAEVVAKIREGLETQPESK
- a CDS encoding AMMECR1 domain-containing protein, which produces MSHTLVNLARDAIRYYLETGKHLAVGDRPGNGPAGALFVSLHDTAQPGEEQGALRGCRGSLRPVEDTLFAEVVRQAVYAAADDPRVTSVCLEEVDAIEITVYLLGPRVLVENLEELDPARYGILVEAGYRRALLLPAISGIDTVSDQVMLTKRKASIGPDEPAEIYRFEAEILE
- a CDS encoding sugar phosphate isomerase/epimerase family protein encodes the protein MKDIKVSCGIWFLGATSDRFVKQGYRPDIGIEQRFKLAASIDGIDGLEMHYPTEVTDDSYKDLKMLANDLGMEIVQFCPHLWVDPKFKYGQFTNSDPQIRQDALDLAKRTTDIAQVMEAHIMVYWPAQDGYDYPFQIDHRRALDWLVENLAAWCDHNPDQKIVVEYKAWEPRSRILLPTIGHCMTIVNEINRPNFGVNIDMGHAFMMKENLAESIALCSRYGKLFHTHWNDNWKLFDDDLIVGTVNLWETLEALLWLDEWGYDGWFGLDLFPYREDPAEVVSETIKNLKFGYELLDRVPREDLLECMHTYDAIRISQLMRQMLGG
- the fabF gene encoding beta-ketoacyl-ACP synthase II; this encodes MTSVRDVLKRLPENVRQALANELLSMNGTVPDEAPPPSDEAIMAALGALAAEEQQTRRRVVVTGMGAVTPVGNTAQETWEALIEGKSGIGPVTQFDVSPYASRIGAEIKEFDPSIRIPHKEARRMARCSQVSVVAAYEALEDAGLKPDDIDGDRAGVTMGTGVGGMDIFVAAIKRSAGKKKLRGRPMETINGLPNIASFHISNAFGFRGPLNTVVTACAAGTQSIGIALEEIRRGTADIMLAGGVEAMVSDVFYGGFEALRATTTRNDEPTRASRPFDAERDGFVIGEGTAILVLESLENALARGARIYAEVLGWGQSADSYHAAQPDPTGSGGALAMRGALSDAGLSIDDISYINAHAAGTPLGDAHETLVIKEVFGEQAYDIPVSSTKSMIGHCFGGAGAIEAMACIFSVFHDVVHPTVNYENPDPECDLDYVPAVARKTEIKAALSNSFGLGGQNACLIVGKYLP